The Mesoplasma tabanidae sequence AAATTTTTCAATTACCTAATATATTTTTAAAACTTTTAAGTGAAAAATCACTTTCACCATCTTTTTTTGTTGTTTTATCTTCTGGTACAAAGAAAAATATTAAGACGCAATTAATAATTATAAATCCTGTAAAAATAAACACCAATGCAGGAAAAGCTCAGTTACCTAATGAAGATTTTCAAACTGTTCCAAAAAGGAAAAAAACTAAATAAGCAATAGCAATAATAATAGTTCCAATAAGTCCATTCAAGCTTCCATGAATACCATTTAGCTTTCCATTTTCTTCAGGTTTTCCTTGTTCTGATAATAATTTTCAAAGTGCAGCTCAAAATATAAAACAAGTTATAAAACTTCATAATGCAAATATTAAATATACTTGTATTACTTTAGCGGTTGCTATAAATGGTATAAATCCATATCATAATCCTACGACACCAATTGAGGCCAAACCAACTAATGTTAATTTTTTTAAACTTATTTTATCAGCAAATCAACCTCCTATAAAATAGCTAGGCAATGATACATAACCATATATTGAATTTGCTTGTGAAAATTGTGATGGTAAAATCCCTAATGACTCAGAAATTACCACAGAAGATATAACATTTTTTAAGTAAAAAGGCACAGCCATTACTAAAACATCAGCCATTGCTAAAATAGCTATTATAGTAAACGTTTTTTTACTAATACCCATTATTGTATTTTTTTTACTAAAAATAAAAATCATTTCCTTTCTAAATTTTATTTAAAATTAATCATTAAATCTTTTTTATCACTAATAAATGAGTTCAATTTTTCTTTGTATTTTAAATAAATAATTTCAGCATCTTTATCATTTTTTAATGTTCATACATTTAAAGGCAAATTAATTTTCTCTACAATTTTTGGGGACTCAGATGACTTTAGATTACCTACATATGGATGCAAGTAATCAAATTTTTTTATTAAGTCAAAGTCAACTTTTTTTACATATTCAGTTAAGTAACCTTTTTTAAATTTACTTGAATCCAAATCTGAAATAAATTTTAGTGCTTCATGTCCAAAAGATGAAACAACAATTTCTGCTTTTGTTTTTTTTCTTAACAATTGTAAAGCATTTTTTATGATATCGAATTCTTGCTTTGTATTTCTATCAGGCTTAATTTCAACATTTATAAATTTATATTGATCTGATATTTTTTCAATAAAATCCTCTATAAATAGTGGTGGAATATTTTCAGGTTTGTCTTTAAAAAATTTAATATTTTTAATTTCATCAAAAGTT is a genomic window containing:
- a CDS encoding MFS transporter; the protein is MIFIFSKKNTIMGISKKTFTIIAILAMADVLVMAVPFYLKNVISSVVISESLGILPSQFSQANSIYGYVSLPSYFIGGWFADKISLKKLTLVGLASIGVVGLWYGFIPFIATAKVIQVYLIFALWSFITCFIFWAALWKLLSEQGKPEENGKLNGIHGSLNGLIGTIIIAIAYLVFFLFGTVWKSSLGNWAFPALVFIFTGFIIINCVLIFFFVPEDKTTKKDGESDFSLKSFKNILGNWKIWLVSILILGVYLYQSGLSIFVTYMQDVLLITASLVVVFGILRTYLFRFFFSTYFGKMADKSQKYILFIIIGLAVASVLCLIAVIVPGFGESSFTNMSKGSKTLVQISVVTMYLGLGITCWALVTNRWATIYVINISQKDYGMAVGFISLIAFSADAWFWQIDSILLKNLGSEAGYTDNKLANQISIIIILCFGLLAMIAGGILIYATKKEIQRNEGKQVLAN
- a CDS encoding glycerophosphodiester phosphodiesterase, with the translated sequence MFLVAHRGFRAPGRENRMIDFIDSLKICKGVEFDIRLTKDKKIIIFHDHNLKRIGQVNKTVKSLTFDEIKNIKFFKDKPENIPPLFIEDFIEKISDQYKFINVEIKPDRNTKQEFDIIKNALQLLRKKTKAEIVVSSFGHEALKFISDLDSSKFKKGYLTEYVKKVDFDLIKKFDYLHPYVGNLKSSESPKIVEKINLPLNVWTLKNDKDAEIIYLKYKEKLNSFISDKKDLMINFK